One part of the Arthrobacter sp. EM1 genome encodes these proteins:
- the ruvA gene encoding Holliday junction branch migration protein RuvA yields MISFLRGTVAHVGLSSAVIDLNGAGMSVNATPQTLSRLRAGEEGKLFTSLIVREDSLTLFGFASDDERAVFDILLSVSGVGPRLALAVLAVHEPETIRVAAHSGDGKAFTKVPGIGPKVAGRIVLELAGKLVPHGTAADAPAPAASSESVWKPQVVAAMTSLGWSEKDATSSIDKSLADSPELADRGNVAEILRATLRWLGQDGARAGNRAGARG; encoded by the coding sequence TTGATCAGTTTTCTCCGCGGAACCGTAGCGCACGTTGGCCTGTCCTCCGCCGTGATCGACCTCAACGGCGCCGGCATGAGTGTGAACGCCACGCCGCAGACCCTCAGCAGGCTCCGAGCCGGCGAGGAAGGGAAGCTATTCACCTCCCTGATCGTGCGGGAGGACTCCCTGACCCTGTTCGGATTCGCTTCCGACGACGAACGGGCTGTGTTCGACATCCTGCTCAGCGTCAGCGGCGTCGGGCCCCGGCTGGCACTCGCAGTCCTGGCCGTGCATGAGCCGGAAACGATCCGAGTCGCCGCACACTCCGGAGACGGCAAGGCCTTCACCAAGGTGCCCGGGATTGGCCCCAAGGTCGCCGGGCGGATTGTGCTGGAACTGGCCGGCAAGCTGGTGCCGCACGGCACCGCGGCCGATGCACCTGCTCCCGCGGCAAGCTCCGAGTCGGTCTGGAAGCCCCAGGTGGTCGCGGCCATGACGAGCCTGGGCTGGTCCGAGAAGGATGCCACCTCCAGCATCGACAAGTCCCTGGCCGATTCACCCGAACTGGCCGACAGGGGCAACGTGGCCGAGATCCTGCGCGCCACCCTCCGCTGGCTGGGCCAGGACGGCGCCCGCGCCGGCAACAGGGCAGGTGCCCGTGGCTGA
- the ruvC gene encoding crossover junction endodeoxyribonuclease RuvC — MTLRVLGVDPGLTRCGIGVVDVEKNRRATMVAFGVVGTSPEESLDQRLLVIATSIDEWLDKYTPHVLAVERVFSQLNVSTVMGVAQASGVVIAAAARRGIPVALHTPSEVKAAVTGSGTSNKDAVTKLVTKILRLDAPPRPADAADALALAITHAWRAGSGAAVSTTGPGSGSMTPAQRAWADAEAKARRTR, encoded by the coding sequence GTGACGCTTCGCGTCCTCGGCGTCGACCCGGGCCTCACCCGCTGCGGGATCGGCGTCGTGGACGTTGAGAAGAACCGCCGGGCCACAATGGTGGCGTTCGGCGTCGTCGGGACCTCGCCGGAGGAAAGCCTGGACCAGCGCCTCCTGGTCATCGCGACCTCCATCGACGAGTGGCTGGACAAGTACACACCGCACGTCCTGGCCGTTGAGCGCGTCTTTTCCCAGCTGAACGTCAGCACCGTGATGGGAGTGGCCCAGGCCTCGGGCGTGGTGATCGCCGCTGCCGCGCGCCGCGGCATCCCGGTAGCGCTGCACACACCGTCCGAGGTCAAAGCCGCCGTGACCGGCAGCGGCACGTCCAACAAGGATGCCGTGACCAAGCTGGTTACCAAGATCCTCCGCCTTGACGCCCCGCCGCGGCCGGCCGACGCCGCCGACGCCCTTGCGTTGGCCATCACCCACGCCTGGCGGGCCGGAAGCGGCGCGGCCGTCAGCACCACCGGGCCCGGCAGCGGCTCCATGACCCCCGCGCAACGGGCTTGGGCAGACGCGGAAGCCAAAGCGCGCCGCACCCGCTGA
- a CDS encoding YebC/PmpR family DNA-binding transcriptional regulator, whose product MSGHSKWATTKHKKAILDSRRAKSFAKLIKNIEVAARMGGPDLAGNPGLELAVTKAKKTSVPADNIDRAIKRGAGLTGEVVDYTEIMYECRGPQGSALLIECLTDNKNRAASEVRLAISRNGGTIADPGSVSYLFSRKGVVSLPKNGLSEDDVLMAVLDAGAEEVKDHSDSFEIHSEPTDLQAIRDALKDAGIEYDSDEAEFVPSMQVPLDLEAAKKFMKLVDALEELDDVQNVYSNADLSDEVQAALEAE is encoded by the coding sequence ATGTCAGGCCACTCCAAATGGGCGACGACCAAGCACAAGAAGGCCATCCTCGACAGCCGCCGGGCAAAGTCGTTCGCCAAGCTGATCAAGAACATCGAAGTCGCCGCACGGATGGGCGGTCCGGACCTCGCCGGCAACCCGGGCCTGGAACTCGCCGTCACCAAGGCAAAAAAGACATCGGTCCCCGCTGACAACATCGACCGTGCCATCAAGCGCGGCGCCGGCCTCACCGGCGAAGTGGTGGACTACACCGAGATCATGTACGAATGCCGCGGGCCGCAGGGCTCGGCGCTGCTGATCGAGTGCCTGACGGACAACAAAAACCGTGCCGCCTCCGAAGTCCGGCTCGCCATTTCCCGCAACGGCGGAACCATCGCCGATCCCGGTTCGGTCAGCTACCTCTTCTCCCGCAAGGGTGTCGTTTCGCTGCCGAAGAACGGCCTCAGCGAGGACGACGTCCTGATGGCCGTCTTGGACGCCGGCGCCGAGGAAGTCAAGGACCACTCGGACAGCTTCGAGATCCATTCCGAGCCGACGGACCTGCAGGCCATCCGCGATGCCCTCAAGGACGCGGGGATCGAATACGATTCCGACGAGGCCGAGTTTGTCCCGTCCATGCAGGTTCCGCTGGACCTCGAAGCCGCCAAAAAGTTCATGAAGCTTGTCGATGCCCTCGAAGAACTCGATGACGTCCAGAACGTCTACAGCAACGCCGACCTCAGCGACGAAGTGCAGGCCGCACTGGAAGCGGAGTGA
- the pdxT gene encoding pyridoxal 5'-phosphate synthase glutaminase subunit PdxT: MTNPSSAPSSRAGSGLRIGVLALQGDFREHLRAVEEAGATGVGVRRASELDGLDGLIIPGGESTTIDKLSRAFGLRDPLRTRIRAGLPVYGSCAGMILLAEEIADPAKDLAGNPQQTFGGLDITVRRNAFGRQRESFETDLDFKGLGFSATGDGVAPVHAVFIRGPWVERVGDGVEVLAVVEPASASHPEALAGAARIVAVRSGKLLATSFHPEVTGEKRVHKLFIRMIRGEA, encoded by the coding sequence ATGACCAACCCCTCTTCTGCCCCCTCTTCCCGCGCGGGTTCGGGACTGCGGATCGGCGTCCTGGCCCTTCAGGGCGACTTCCGCGAACACCTGCGCGCGGTGGAAGAAGCCGGCGCCACGGGCGTCGGCGTCCGCCGGGCGTCCGAACTCGACGGCCTCGACGGCCTCATCATTCCCGGCGGTGAATCGACAACCATCGACAAGCTGTCCCGGGCCTTCGGTCTGCGTGATCCGCTGCGCACCCGCATCCGGGCCGGGCTGCCGGTCTACGGTTCCTGCGCCGGGATGATTCTCCTCGCCGAGGAAATCGCCGACCCCGCAAAGGACCTCGCCGGCAACCCCCAGCAGACCTTCGGGGGCCTTGACATCACGGTGCGCCGGAACGCCTTCGGCCGGCAGCGTGAGTCCTTCGAAACGGATCTCGATTTCAAGGGCTTGGGCTTCAGTGCCACCGGCGACGGCGTCGCCCCCGTGCACGCTGTTTTTATCCGCGGACCATGGGTGGAACGGGTCGGCGACGGCGTGGAGGTCCTCGCCGTAGTGGAGCCCGCAAGCGCCTCCCACCCCGAGGCGCTGGCCGGGGCGGCTAGAATTGTTGCTGTGCGTTCCGGCAAGCTGCTGGCCACCTCCTTCCACCCGGAAGTGACGGGGGAGAAGCGTGTGCATAAATTGTTTATCCGAATGATCAGAGGAGAAGCGTAA
- a CDS encoding Mur ligase family protein yields MFYFSIPLGKLVRRVSRLRGGGSALPGLVVEKIDPGFMRRTLSTLPHGVAVVSGTNGKTTTTKMVVELLESQGLKVFTNRTGSNFTRGVAAALLGEVDWLGRLDADVAVLELDEAHAVHFVNQVPPRYCLLLNVLRDQLDRFGEIDKTAQLLQHIAAKTTGTVVLNREDPRVARIAETLSAQPHVTGTGKTGTHSGPDVLYFGLDDSLLSTFPNDDEMRTAPGSPVPPAPAKPHADVVLRRVGAADADFEYDGVTATTAMKLRGVYNIFNAAAALTLARAIAVGVPVAGKTAVADNESLLAALSRVAPAFGRGESLVVDGLPLDLVLVKNPSGFRLGLKSFPAAGYATMIAINDNYADGRDMSWLWDVEFDTLSEGGVDQLSGSRAYDMALRLQYNDVSIGAVNTEIAPALAAFIRGAKNKPKRIFCTYTAMLAIRRELAKITTVEVVS; encoded by the coding sequence ATGTTTTACTTCAGCATTCCGCTCGGCAAGCTCGTCCGCCGGGTGTCCCGGCTCAGGGGCGGAGGCTCTGCCCTGCCGGGGCTGGTCGTCGAAAAGATCGACCCCGGGTTTATGCGCAGGACGCTGTCCACGCTGCCGCACGGCGTCGCCGTCGTTAGCGGCACCAACGGCAAGACCACCACCACCAAGATGGTGGTCGAACTCCTGGAGAGTCAGGGCCTGAAGGTCTTCACCAACCGCACCGGCAGCAACTTCACCCGCGGCGTGGCCGCTGCGCTGCTCGGCGAGGTGGACTGGCTGGGACGCCTCGACGCGGACGTCGCCGTGCTTGAACTGGACGAGGCGCACGCCGTGCACTTCGTGAACCAGGTGCCGCCGCGCTACTGCCTCCTGCTCAACGTGCTGCGGGATCAGCTGGACCGTTTTGGCGAGATCGACAAGACCGCGCAGCTGCTGCAGCACATCGCCGCCAAAACCACCGGAACCGTCGTGCTGAACCGAGAGGACCCCCGCGTCGCACGGATCGCGGAAACTCTCTCCGCGCAACCGCACGTAACGGGCACGGGAAAAACAGGCACGCACAGCGGCCCCGACGTCCTCTACTTCGGCTTGGATGATTCCCTGCTGAGCACCTTCCCGAACGACGACGAGATGCGGACCGCCCCCGGCAGCCCGGTGCCGCCGGCTCCCGCCAAGCCGCATGCCGACGTTGTGCTTCGCCGGGTGGGCGCGGCGGACGCGGACTTTGAGTACGACGGCGTCACGGCCACAACGGCGATGAAGCTCCGCGGTGTCTACAACATCTTTAACGCCGCGGCCGCGCTGACCCTGGCGCGGGCCATTGCGGTGGGGGTCCCTGTCGCTGGAAAAACGGCCGTCGCGGACAACGAGAGCCTGCTGGCGGCCCTGTCCCGGGTGGCACCGGCCTTCGGCCGCGGAGAAAGCCTCGTCGTCGACGGCCTGCCGCTGGACCTGGTGCTGGTGAAGAACCCCAGCGGCTTCCGCCTCGGGCTGAAGTCGTTTCCTGCTGCGGGGTACGCCACGATGATCGCAATCAATGACAACTATGCCGACGGCCGGGACATGTCCTGGCTCTGGGATGTGGAATTCGACACCCTGAGCGAGGGCGGCGTGGACCAGTTGAGCGGCTCCCGCGCTTACGACATGGCACTCCGGCTGCAGTATAACGACGTCTCTATCGGCGCCGTGAATACCGAGATTGCGCCCGCACTGGCAGCCTTTATCCGCGGGGCCAAAAACAAGCCCAAACGAATCTTCTGCACCTACACGGCGATGCTCGCCATCCGCCGCGAGCTGGCCAAAATCACCACTGTGGAGGTGGTCTCATGA
- a CDS encoding glutamine amidotransferase gives MSKGTIRVLQLYPRDMNIYGDWGNALVLAQRLRWHGYTPVLLEYNVGDAFPADIDLVVGGGGQDSGQLVIQDDLLSRESALKELAEDGTPMLVICGLYQLFGKFFKTRTGSIIPGIGILDVETHGTDERLIGNVSVTSPEFGTVLGYENHSGQTSLGPGVSPLGATAKGTGNNSSSGQEGARYRNIVASYLHGSLLPKNPVLADFLIRTAVERKYGSFSPGTPDDSYAVLARDHAARRPR, from the coding sequence ATGAGCAAAGGAACCATCCGGGTCCTCCAGCTGTACCCGCGGGACATGAACATCTACGGCGACTGGGGCAACGCGCTGGTGTTGGCACAGCGGCTGCGCTGGCACGGCTACACGCCGGTATTGCTTGAGTACAACGTCGGCGACGCCTTTCCGGCGGACATCGACCTGGTAGTCGGAGGCGGCGGACAGGACAGCGGACAGCTTGTAATCCAGGACGACCTGCTCTCGCGCGAATCCGCGCTCAAGGAACTGGCCGAGGACGGCACCCCGATGCTGGTGATTTGCGGCCTCTACCAGCTGTTCGGGAAGTTCTTCAAAACCCGGACGGGTTCAATCATCCCGGGAATTGGCATCCTGGACGTGGAAACCCACGGCACCGATGAGCGGCTGATCGGCAACGTGTCGGTGACCTCCCCCGAGTTCGGCACCGTGCTGGGTTATGAGAATCACAGCGGGCAGACCAGCTTGGGCCCGGGCGTCTCGCCGCTGGGAGCCACCGCCAAGGGCACGGGCAACAACAGCAGTTCCGGCCAGGAAGGGGCCCGCTACCGCAACATTGTGGCCAGCTACCTGCACGGCTCACTATTGCCTAAGAACCCGGTCCTGGCAGACTTCCTGATCCGGACCGCCGTCGAGCGCAAATACGGCAGCTTCTCCCCGGGTACCCCGGACGACTCGTACGCCGTCCTGGCCCGGGACCACGCCGCCCGCCGCCCGCGCTGA
- a CDS encoding glycosyltransferase family 4 protein encodes MVGDPDPGLVFAIPGDLSTPTGGYAYDRSLLTHLPGCGIRVQHLQLPGQWPSPTAADVEQTRRVLASLRRGTPVMVDGLAFGAFPDTLLEMLGEGTSHPLLALVHHPLAMEAGIAEDERRLLAATERHALARATHVIATSAVTARTLTRDYGVPAGKISIACPGTPPAHRAEGSDGTRGAELLCVGSVSPRKAYGVLALALSQLTDLDWHVTIAGETHRVPGEHARVAAAIEAHGLAGRVTFTGVLTADELAAAYRSSDLFVMPSLYEGYGMALAEAMSYGLPIICTTGGAAAETVPDGAAVKVPPGDAPALGNALRLLLTNPQRLADLGERSWTAGRTLPPWSETAGRVAGAVRAVARLLPERAA; translated from the coding sequence ATGGTTGGAGATCCAGATCCCGGGCTGGTGTTCGCCATCCCGGGCGACCTTTCAACGCCCACCGGCGGCTACGCCTATGACCGCAGCCTCCTGACGCACCTGCCCGGCTGCGGCATCCGGGTCCAGCACCTGCAACTCCCGGGCCAGTGGCCGTCTCCGACGGCCGCTGACGTTGAACAAACCAGGCGGGTGCTCGCCTCGCTGCGGCGCGGGACCCCGGTTATGGTGGACGGACTCGCGTTCGGTGCGTTCCCGGACACACTGCTTGAGATGTTGGGAGAGGGGACCAGCCACCCGCTCCTGGCCCTCGTACACCATCCACTGGCAATGGAAGCCGGGATCGCGGAGGACGAACGCCGGTTGCTCGCGGCAACCGAGCGCCATGCCCTGGCACGCGCCACGCACGTGATTGCCACCAGCGCGGTGACGGCCCGGACTCTGACCCGCGACTACGGCGTCCCGGCCGGCAAAATCTCGATCGCCTGTCCGGGGACACCGCCGGCACACCGGGCCGAAGGCTCAGACGGCACACGCGGGGCGGAACTGCTCTGCGTCGGGTCGGTCTCCCCACGCAAGGCCTATGGCGTCCTTGCCCTGGCACTTTCGCAGTTGACTGACCTGGACTGGCATGTCACCATCGCCGGTGAAACCCACCGGGTGCCGGGCGAGCACGCCCGCGTAGCCGCCGCCATCGAGGCCCACGGCCTTGCCGGCCGGGTTACTTTCACCGGTGTCCTGACGGCGGATGAGCTGGCGGCCGCCTACCGCTCCAGCGACCTCTTTGTGATGCCGTCCCTCTATGAGGGCTACGGCATGGCGTTGGCGGAGGCCATGTCCTACGGCCTGCCGATTATCTGCACCACCGGCGGGGCCGCGGCCGAGACGGTGCCGGACGGCGCTGCCGTCAAGGTCCCGCCCGGGGACGCGCCCGCCCTCGGCAATGCCCTCCGTCTACTTTTGACCAATCCGCAGCGCCTCGCCGACCTCGGGGAGCGCTCCTGGACCGCCGGACGGACGCTGCCGCCCTGGTCTGAGACTGCCGGTCGGGTCGCTGGCGCGGTGCGGGCCGTGGCCCGGTTGCTCCCGGAGCGCGCGGCATGA
- a CDS encoding class I SAM-dependent methyltransferase, whose translation MSGFSPEWLDLREPADHRARDSELGQQLSAYFAAHTHVSVVDLGCGSGSNLRGTAKLLPDHQSWRLVDYDAQLLTLARHRLVDWADESRSEGALLRLRKENKHIDVSFAEADLTRDLAQVLTPAPDLVTAAALFDLVSEPWLELFTAALSAAGLPLYTVLSYDGRQEWQPAHPQDGRVLRAFNSHQQWDKGFGPSSGPRATAALAGLLKVHGYAVHTADSPWLLGPEDSDLRRELATGIGAAALETQELTPGEVADWLAARRDPGQATIGHSDVFATPRLD comes from the coding sequence ATGAGCGGCTTCAGCCCGGAGTGGCTGGACCTGCGCGAACCGGCTGACCACCGGGCCCGGGATTCGGAGCTAGGCCAGCAGCTGTCCGCTTATTTCGCTGCACACACACACGTCAGCGTGGTGGATCTGGGCTGCGGTTCCGGGTCCAATCTGCGGGGCACCGCGAAGTTGCTGCCGGACCACCAGTCCTGGCGGCTGGTGGACTATGACGCGCAGCTGCTGACCTTGGCCCGGCACCGCCTGGTCGATTGGGCTGACGAGAGCCGGTCCGAGGGCGCCCTCCTTCGGCTGCGCAAGGAGAACAAACACATCGACGTCAGCTTCGCCGAGGCCGACCTGACCCGTGACCTGGCGCAGGTGCTGACGCCGGCTCCGGACCTTGTCACGGCCGCAGCACTGTTTGACCTGGTTTCGGAGCCCTGGCTGGAGCTGTTCACGGCCGCCCTCAGCGCGGCCGGGCTGCCGCTCTACACGGTCCTGAGCTACGACGGCCGGCAGGAATGGCAGCCGGCCCACCCGCAGGACGGGCGTGTGCTTCGTGCGTTCAACAGCCATCAGCAGTGGGACAAGGGCTTCGGTCCGTCCAGCGGTCCGCGGGCCACGGCTGCGCTGGCGGGACTGCTCAAGGTGCACGGTTATGCCGTGCACACCGCCGACTCACCCTGGCTGCTCGGACCGGAGGATTCGGATCTCCGGCGCGAACTCGCCACCGGCATCGGCGCTGCCGCGTTGGAGACGCAGGAGCTCACCCCGGGGGAAGTCGCCGACTGGCTGGCCGCCCGCCGGGATCCGGGCCAGGCGACGATCGGCCACAGCGATGTTTTCGCCACGCCCCGGCTGGACTGA
- a CDS encoding alpha/beta fold hydrolase, with protein sequence MGRVPIADRETRNGTFANGMDYLSLGNGGKKLLFIQGGPGSTVPRGLLRQMLRRQFAPLFRAGYSVWIVTRRRGMPPEHRVADMADDYARLIAEEFGGRVDIVVAESFGGMIAQYLAARHPESFDHMAMVVTAAELSDWGKDVDSRMAHAIADGDPDGAGTVFAEYLIPNERLRWLRRLLGPVISRLVITGAGYPLADVLTEVEAEVSFDSRAVLPHIRRPVLLLCGGSDQFFPQDVARETAGLIPDCTLIWYEGMGHLRAASSRRIARDVLAYVGPG encoded by the coding sequence GTGGGCAGAGTACCGATAGCGGACCGGGAAACCCGGAACGGGACCTTTGCCAACGGCATGGACTACCTGAGCCTGGGCAATGGCGGGAAAAAACTCCTTTTCATCCAGGGCGGCCCGGGGAGCACGGTTCCCCGGGGGCTGCTGCGGCAGATGCTTCGGCGGCAGTTCGCCCCACTTTTCCGGGCCGGGTACTCCGTCTGGATTGTCACCCGGCGCCGCGGAATGCCGCCGGAACACCGGGTAGCCGACATGGCGGACGACTATGCGCGGCTGATAGCCGAGGAATTCGGCGGCCGCGTGGACATTGTCGTGGCTGAGTCGTTTGGCGGAATGATCGCCCAGTACCTGGCCGCGCGGCATCCCGAATCCTTCGACCACATGGCCATGGTGGTCACCGCCGCGGAGCTGAGTGACTGGGGCAAGGACGTCGACTCACGGATGGCGCATGCCATTGCGGACGGGGACCCGGACGGCGCCGGTACGGTTTTCGCCGAGTATCTGATCCCGAACGAGCGGCTGCGGTGGCTTCGGCGGCTGCTCGGACCGGTAATCAGCCGCCTGGTCATCACCGGGGCCGGCTATCCGCTCGCGGACGTCTTGACCGAAGTCGAGGCGGAAGTGAGCTTTGATTCCAGGGCCGTGCTCCCGCACATCCGGCGGCCGGTGCTGCTGCTTTGCGGTGGCTCGGACCAGTTCTTCCCGCAGGACGTTGCGCGCGAGACGGCCGGTCTTATCCCGGACTGCACCCTCATCTGGTACGAGGGCATGGGTCACCTCCGGGCAGCCTCAAGCCGCCGCATAGCCCGGGACGTCCTCGCCTATGTAGGACCTGGCTAA
- a CDS encoding CapA family protein codes for MRTLTPTRRARLITVAAALFLVASLASCGSGAQPENGGSRSAAAGSSESGAASAGNPVPGPSTSPAPIPTPGKGPACRAVRCASVLVTGDMLVHAQLWDQARADALATGAKGLDFGPLLEGQRRYIEKSDLAICHQETPVAGPTGPFSAYPSFNVPPQIIAAAQGVGYQACTTASNHTIDQGTTGLVRTLDAMDAAGLQHTGSYRSEADSQGIMVLQTTAAKIAVIDASYGLNGQVPEADWQVDMLDPGVMIAKAKKARALGADIVLAAMHAGDEYSSEPNAEQQSVAHALADSGQFTMIYGHHTHSVLPIEQYKGTWIVYGLGNGITELSPSYVVNNEGLLVRVQFSQDAAGKWTASDLAWAPSVIVRSPYRWCSVASDAPQGPCAGAAADAATHLRTQTVVESMGAAAAGAHELLITREP; via the coding sequence ATGCGTACCCTTACCCCGACTCGGCGTGCTCGCCTGATCACCGTTGCCGCAGCCCTGTTCCTCGTAGCCTCTTTGGCTTCCTGCGGGTCCGGCGCACAACCGGAAAACGGCGGCTCGCGTTCCGCGGCCGCCGGTAGCAGCGAGAGTGGTGCTGCATCGGCGGGGAACCCGGTACCGGGCCCGTCGACGTCACCGGCCCCGATCCCGACGCCGGGGAAGGGCCCGGCCTGCCGGGCCGTCCGTTGCGCCTCGGTGCTGGTGACCGGCGACATGCTGGTTCATGCCCAGCTGTGGGACCAGGCCCGTGCCGACGCCCTCGCCACCGGTGCGAAGGGCCTGGACTTCGGACCGCTACTGGAAGGCCAGCGCCGATACATCGAGAAGAGTGACCTGGCGATCTGCCACCAGGAAACACCGGTAGCCGGCCCCACCGGCCCCTTCTCCGCTTACCCCTCGTTCAACGTCCCGCCGCAGATTATTGCGGCTGCGCAGGGGGTGGGCTACCAGGCCTGCACGACGGCGAGTAACCACACCATCGACCAGGGCACGACCGGCCTGGTCCGCACGCTGGACGCCATGGACGCCGCCGGACTCCAGCACACCGGCTCGTACCGGAGCGAAGCGGACTCGCAGGGAATTATGGTCCTGCAAACCACTGCGGCCAAAATCGCGGTCATCGATGCCAGCTATGGGTTGAACGGGCAAGTTCCGGAGGCCGACTGGCAGGTGGACATGCTCGATCCCGGGGTGATGATCGCCAAGGCCAAGAAGGCCCGCGCCTTGGGAGCGGACATCGTCCTCGCTGCCATGCACGCCGGCGACGAGTACTCCAGTGAGCCCAACGCCGAGCAGCAAAGCGTCGCCCACGCTCTCGCGGACAGCGGCCAGTTCACCATGATCTACGGTCACCACACGCACTCGGTTCTCCCGATCGAGCAGTACAAGGGGACGTGGATTGTGTACGGACTGGGCAATGGGATCACCGAACTCTCGCCGAGCTACGTGGTCAACAATGAAGGTCTCCTGGTGCGGGTACAGTTCAGCCAGGACGCCGCCGGCAAGTGGACCGCCTCCGATCTGGCCTGGGCGCCGTCGGTAATTGTCCGCAGCCCCTACCGCTGGTGTTCCGTTGCCTCCGACGCCCCGCAGGGCCCCTGCGCCGGTGCCGCGGCCGACGCGGCCACCCACCTGCGCACCCAGACCGTGGTCGAGTCGATGGGAGCCGCAGCCGCGGGCGCCCACGAACTGCTCATCACGCGGGAGCCGTAG